The following are encoded in a window of Chiloscyllium plagiosum isolate BGI_BamShark_2017 chromosome 11, ASM401019v2, whole genome shotgun sequence genomic DNA:
- the mrpl55 gene encoding 39S ribosomal protein L55, mitochondrial — MASWCIVRLWRSALSLQLKASERLLPAVYPVHSTSRRNNSNRTSVVRCGRQVYARLYPVLLVRPDGSTINIRYKEPKRIITMPVDVSLLPEAERKARMRKRDPKRTRMKEEQFEDEFKIDDYSKFWKKK; from the exons tTCTTTACAGCTAAAAGCTTCTGAAAGGTTGCTTCCTGCTGTGTATCCTGTGCACAGCACATCCAGGCGGAACAATTCTAATCGAACTTCAGTAGTTCGCTGTGGAAGACAGGTTTATGCCAGGCTATATCCTGTTCTGCTGGTTCGACCTGATGGATCCACTATCAATATCCGATACAAGGAACCTAAAAGAATTATTACA ATGCCAGTCGATGTTTCCCTTCTGCCAGAAGCTGAACGGAAAGCAAGAATGCGCAAACGTGATCCCAAGAGAACCAGGATGAAAGAGGAGCAATTTGAAGATGAATTTAAAATTGACGATTATAGCAAATTCTGGAAGAAAAAGTGA